One Pantoea eucalypti genomic region harbors:
- the yfhb gene encoding phosphatidylglycerophosphatase C yields MTRGTQRRIVFFDLDGTLHQQDMFGTFMRYLLRRRPLNLLLVVPVLPVVGIGLLFKGRAARWPMSLLLWSITFGRSEQTLLRLEAEFAQWFRLRVKAFPVVQQRLTDYLSSDDAEVWLITGSPQSLVEQVYYDSAFLPRVKMIASQMQRGWGGRVLAMRCLGHEKVAQLEEKIGTPLQLYSGYSDSKQDNPLLFFCQHRWRVTPAGELQQLE; encoded by the coding sequence TTGACCAGGGGAACACAACGTCGCATCGTATTTTTTGACCTGGATGGCACTTTGCACCAGCAGGACATGTTCGGCACGTTTATGCGCTATCTGCTGCGTCGCCGCCCGCTTAATCTGCTGCTGGTGGTGCCGGTATTGCCGGTGGTCGGTATCGGCCTGCTGTTTAAAGGACGTGCGGCTCGCTGGCCCATGAGCCTGCTGCTCTGGTCAATTACCTTTGGACGCTCTGAGCAGACATTGCTGCGCCTCGAAGCGGAGTTTGCGCAGTGGTTCCGGCTGCGCGTGAAAGCGTTCCCGGTGGTGCAGCAGCGTCTGACGGATTATCTCAGCAGTGATGATGCTGAAGTCTGGCTGATCACCGGATCGCCACAGTCGCTGGTGGAGCAGGTCTATTACGACTCCGCGTTTCTGCCACGCGTGAAGATGATTGCGAGCCAGATGCAGCGCGGCTGGGGTGGGCGGGTGCTGGCGATGCGCTGTCTTGGCCATGAGAAAGTGGCGCAGCTGGAAGAGAAAATCGGTACGCCGCTGCAGCTTTACAGCGGCTACAGCGACAGCAAACAGGACAACCCGCTGCTGTTTTTCTGTCAGCATCGCTGGCGCGTGACCCCGGCGGGTGAACTGCAACAGCTGGAATAA
- the tadA gene encoding tRNA adenosine(34) deaminase TadA, with the protein MRHALGLARRAWEQGEVPVGAVLVQNDQVIGEGWNRPIGQHDPTAHAEIMALRQGGKVLENYRLLDTTLYVTLEPCVMCAGAMVHSRITRLVYGAHDVKSGAAGSLLDVLGHPGMNHQIELHSGVLAEECAAMLSDFFRMRREQKKALRQAQRQG; encoded by the coding sequence ATGCGCCATGCGCTTGGTCTGGCGCGACGGGCGTGGGAGCAGGGCGAAGTGCCGGTGGGCGCGGTGCTGGTTCAGAACGACCAGGTGATTGGCGAAGGCTGGAACCGGCCCATTGGTCAGCACGACCCGACGGCGCACGCCGAAATCATGGCTCTGCGCCAGGGCGGTAAAGTGCTGGAAAATTATCGTCTGCTGGATACCACGCTTTACGTGACGCTGGAGCCGTGCGTCATGTGTGCCGGTGCTATGGTTCACAGCCGCATAACGCGTCTGGTTTATGGTGCGCACGATGTTAAAAGTGGCGCGGCGGGATCGCTGCTGGATGTGCTGGGCCACCCTGGCATGAATCATCAGATTGAATTGCACAGTGGCGTGCTGGCTGAAGAGTGCGCCGCCATGCTGAGCGATTTTTTCCGTATGCGTCGCGAGCAGAAAAAAGCGCTGCGTCAGGCGCAGCGCCAGGGTTAG
- the mltF gene encoding membrane-bound lytic murein transglycosylase MltF — translation MKRLKFNYLFIGLVAVLLALALWPSIPWYGGGQDQISQIKSRGVLRVSTINSPLTYYTVNQLPAGMDYELAKRFADYLGVKLKVTVRPNLSDLFDDLDDGKADVLAAGLNYNNERLTRYQTGPGYYNVSQQLVYRVDKPRPKNLGDLKGRLTVAAGSAYLSTLKSARSNQFPDLDWAISTDQSPKALLEAVADGKLDYTIGDSVTIALLQRIYPQLAVAFDVTDEEPVTWYVRHSDDDSLNAAMLDFFNGMGEEGAMARLEEKYLGHVGTFDYVDTRTFLRAIDNTLPDIKPLFEKYATSIDWRLLAAISYQESHWNPQATSPTGVRGMMMLTRNTAESLDVGDRTDPEQSIRGGSQYLQDMMAKVPQSIPEDERIWFALAAYNMGYAHMLDVRKLTARQGGDPDSWADVKLRLPMLSQKRYYTQTTYGYARGHEAYNYVENIRKYQLSLVGYLQEQEKRLKQQAEAQAELAKGYPAVEPKIAMN, via the coding sequence TTGAAACGCCTAAAATTTAATTATCTGTTTATCGGTCTGGTTGCCGTGCTGTTAGCGTTAGCGCTATGGCCATCCATTCCCTGGTATGGGGGTGGGCAGGACCAGATTTCACAGATTAAATCGCGGGGAGTGCTGCGTGTCAGTACCATCAACTCCCCATTGACTTACTACACAGTTAACCAATTACCGGCCGGTATGGACTATGAGCTGGCAAAACGTTTCGCCGATTATCTGGGCGTCAAACTTAAGGTGACGGTTCGTCCTAACCTGAGCGATCTGTTTGATGACCTTGACGATGGCAAAGCCGATGTGCTGGCCGCCGGGCTGAACTATAACAATGAACGCCTGACGCGTTATCAGACCGGGCCAGGTTACTACAATGTTTCGCAGCAGCTGGTCTATCGCGTGGATAAGCCGCGCCCTAAAAACCTCGGTGACTTAAAGGGGCGGCTAACGGTTGCGGCGGGATCGGCTTACCTGTCAACGCTGAAGAGCGCGCGTTCTAATCAGTTTCCCGATCTGGACTGGGCGATCTCCACCGATCAGAGCCCTAAAGCCCTGCTGGAAGCGGTAGCTGATGGCAAGCTCGACTATACGATTGGCGACTCCGTCACCATCGCCCTGTTACAGCGCATTTATCCGCAGCTGGCGGTCGCGTTCGACGTCACCGATGAAGAGCCGGTGACCTGGTATGTGCGGCACAGTGATGATGACAGCCTGAATGCGGCGATGCTCGACTTCTTTAACGGGATGGGAGAAGAAGGCGCGATGGCGCGGCTGGAGGAGAAATATCTCGGCCACGTTGGCACCTTTGATTATGTCGATACCCGCACTTTCCTGCGGGCCATCGACAATACGCTGCCCGACATCAAGCCGCTGTTTGAGAAGTACGCCACCAGCATTGACTGGCGACTGCTGGCAGCGATCTCCTATCAGGAGTCGCACTGGAATCCGCAGGCCACCTCCCCTACCGGCGTACGCGGCATGATGATGCTGACGCGTAACACCGCGGAGAGTCTGGATGTGGGTGATCGTACCGATCCCGAACAGAGCATTCGCGGCGGCAGTCAGTATCTGCAGGATATGATGGCGAAGGTGCCACAGAGCATCCCGGAAGATGAACGTATCTGGTTTGCGCTGGCGGCTTACAACATGGGCTATGCCCATATGCTCGACGTCCGCAAGCTGACGGCACGCCAGGGTGGCGATCCGGACAGCTGGGCGGATGTAAAGCTGCGTCTGCCGATGCTGAGTCAGAAGCGTTACTACACCCAGACGACGTATGGCTACGCCCGAGGACATGAAGCTTATAACTACGTGGAGAATATCCGCAAGTATCAGCTAAGTCTGGTGGGTTATCTGCAGGAGCAGGAGAAGCGTCTGAAGCAGCAGGCGGAAGCCCAGGCCGAACTGGCGAAGGGCTATCCGGCGGTTGAACCAAAGATCGCGATGAACTAA
- the purL gene encoding phosphoribosylformylglycinamidine synthase: MEILRGSPALSAFRVNKLLTRFQDAHLPVSDIYAEYIHFADVSTPLSADEQSRLQRLLKYGPSLAEHAPQGRLLLVTPRPGTISPWSSKATDIAHNCGLPQVRRLERGLAFYVQAPQLTEAQWQTLGTLLHDRMMETVFSDLAQAEQLFAHHTPQPVKSVDLLGEGRQALVQANISLGLALADDEIDYLVAAFTALGRNPNDIELYMFAQANSEHCRHKIFNADWIIDGEKQPKSLFKMIKNTMEKTPDFVLSAYKDNAAVMEGSEVGRFFADAGESEYRWHQEAAHILMKVETHNHPTAISPWPGAATGSGGEIRDEGATGRGSKPKAGLVGFSVSNLRIPGFEQPWEEDFGKPARIVSALEIMTDGPLGGAAFNNEFGRPALNGYFRTYEEQVTSHNGTELRGYHKPIMLAGGIGNIRADHVQKGEITVGAKLVVLGGPAMNIGLGGGAASSMASGQSDADLDFASVQRDNPEMERRCQEVIDRCWQLGDENPILFIHDVGAGGLSNAMPELVSDGGRGGRFNLRDILSDEPGMSPLEVWCNESQERYVMAVAPDQLAQFEAICQRERAPFAVIGEATEELHLSLEDSHFDNKPIDMPLDVLLGKTPKMTRDVVTQQAQGTELQRDGITLVDAVNRVLHLPAVAEKTFLITIGDRSVTGMVARDQMVGPWQIPVANCAVTTASLDSYHGEAFALGERSPVALLDFAASGRLAVGEALTNLAATQIGSLKRVKLSANWMSAAGHPGEDAGLYAAVKAVGEELCPALGITIPVGKDSMSMKTRWQEGTEQREMTSPLSLVITAFARVEDVRRTITPQLQADQDNLLLLIDLGNGANTLGATALSQVYRQLGDKPADVRDATQLAGFFNAIQALVAEQKLLAYHDRSDGGLLVTLAEMAFAGHCGIDVDIASLGSDTLAALFTEELGAVIQINAADRDAVERILADHGLAASTHLLGSAQPGDRFVIRSGDSAVYSESRNTLRTWWAETTWQMQRLRDNPACADQEHEAKKNDSDPGLNVNLTFNPQEDVAAPMIATGARPRVAVLREQGVNSHVEMAAAFDRAGFTAIDVHMSDLLAGRRGLEAFQALVACGGFSYGDVLGAGEGWAKSILFNPRVRDEFETFFHRPQTLALGVCNGCQMMSNLRELIPGSDLWPRFVRNQSERFEARFSLVEVAASPSLLLDGMAGSHMPIAVSHGEGFVEVRDATHLAALESKGLVALRFVDNFGKVTETYPANPNGSPNGITAVTNESGRVTIMMPHPERVFRTVSNSWHPAEWGEDSPWMRIFRNARRQLG, encoded by the coding sequence ATGGAAATTCTGCGTGGTTCGCCCGCCCTGTCGGCATTTCGTGTAAACAAACTGCTGACCCGCTTTCAGGACGCTCATCTGCCGGTGAGTGATATTTACGCTGAGTACATCCATTTTGCTGATGTCAGTACGCCTTTAAGCGCTGACGAACAGAGCCGTCTGCAACGTCTGCTGAAATATGGTCCCTCTCTTGCTGAACATGCTCCACAGGGTCGTCTGCTGCTGGTGACACCGCGTCCTGGTACCATTTCGCCCTGGTCATCCAAAGCAACCGATATCGCCCACAACTGCGGCCTGCCACAGGTCCGTCGTCTGGAACGTGGTCTGGCTTTCTATGTACAGGCTCCCCAGCTGACCGAAGCGCAGTGGCAAACGCTGGGCACACTGCTGCACGATCGGATGATGGAAACGGTCTTCAGTGACCTGGCGCAGGCTGAGCAGTTGTTCGCGCACCACACGCCGCAGCCGGTGAAAAGTGTCGATCTGCTGGGTGAGGGCCGTCAGGCGCTGGTGCAGGCCAATATCTCCCTGGGTCTGGCGCTGGCAGACGATGAAATTGACTACCTGGTGGCGGCGTTTACCGCACTGGGTCGTAACCCCAACGACATTGAACTCTATATGTTTGCGCAGGCGAACTCTGAGCACTGTCGTCACAAGATTTTCAACGCCGACTGGATTATCGACGGCGAGAAACAGCCAAAGTCGCTGTTTAAAATGATCAAAAATACGATGGAGAAGACGCCGGACTTCGTGCTCTCTGCCTATAAAGATAACGCCGCCGTGATGGAAGGATCAGAGGTTGGCCGCTTCTTTGCTGACGCCGGAGAGAGCGAGTACCGCTGGCATCAGGAAGCTGCGCACATTCTGATGAAGGTGGAAACGCACAACCACCCAACGGCGATTTCGCCGTGGCCAGGCGCGGCCACCGGTTCTGGTGGTGAAATCCGTGATGAAGGCGCAACCGGTCGCGGCTCCAAGCCAAAAGCGGGCCTGGTCGGTTTCTCGGTCTCTAACCTGCGTATTCCTGGCTTTGAACAGCCGTGGGAAGAGGACTTCGGTAAACCAGCCCGCATAGTCAGCGCGCTGGAGATCATGACCGACGGACCTCTGGGCGGCGCTGCCTTTAACAATGAATTTGGTCGTCCGGCTCTGAATGGCTACTTCCGTACTTATGAAGAGCAGGTCACCAGCCACAACGGCACTGAGCTGCGCGGCTATCATAAGCCGATTATGCTGGCGGGCGGCATCGGTAACATCCGTGCCGATCACGTTCAGAAAGGCGAAATCACCGTAGGCGCGAAGCTGGTGGTGCTGGGCGGTCCGGCCATGAACATCGGCCTGGGCGGCGGCGCGGCCTCATCCATGGCCTCAGGTCAGTCTGATGCCGATCTCGACTTCGCCTCTGTACAGCGTGATAACCCGGAGATGGAGCGCCGTTGTCAGGAGGTGATCGACCGCTGCTGGCAGCTGGGCGATGAGAACCCGATTCTGTTTATCCACGACGTGGGCGCGGGCGGCCTTTCCAATGCTATGCCGGAGCTGGTCAGCGATGGTGGTCGTGGTGGCCGGTTTAACCTGCGTGACATCCTGAGTGATGAGCCAGGCATGAGCCCGCTGGAAGTCTGGTGTAACGAATCACAGGAACGTTATGTGATGGCCGTAGCACCCGATCAGCTGGCGCAGTTTGAGGCGATTTGCCAGCGCGAACGCGCACCTTTTGCCGTAATTGGTGAAGCCACCGAAGAGTTGCACCTGAGTCTGGAAGATAGCCATTTCGATAATAAGCCTATCGATATGCCGCTGGATGTCCTGCTGGGCAAAACGCCGAAGATGACGCGGGATGTGGTGACGCAGCAGGCGCAGGGCACCGAGCTGCAGCGTGACGGCATTACGCTGGTTGATGCGGTGAATCGCGTACTGCATCTGCCTGCTGTGGCGGAAAAAACCTTCCTGATCACCATCGGTGACCGCAGCGTGACCGGCATGGTGGCACGCGACCAGATGGTCGGGCCGTGGCAGATCCCGGTGGCCAACTGTGCGGTGACCACTGCCAGCCTCGACAGCTATCACGGCGAAGCCTTTGCCCTGGGCGAACGTTCACCGGTTGCGCTGCTGGACTTCGCAGCATCGGGTCGTCTGGCGGTGGGTGAAGCCCTGACCAACCTGGCGGCAACGCAGATTGGTTCGCTGAAGCGCGTGAAACTCTCCGCTAACTGGATGTCCGCTGCGGGTCATCCGGGTGAAGATGCGGGTTTATATGCGGCGGTGAAAGCCGTCGGCGAAGAGCTTTGCCCGGCGCTGGGGATCACCATCCCGGTCGGTAAAGATTCGATGTCGATGAAAACCCGCTGGCAGGAAGGCACTGAACAGCGCGAGATGACTTCGCCGCTGTCGCTGGTGATTACTGCGTTTGCACGCGTCGAAGATGTCCGTCGCACCATCACGCCACAGCTGCAGGCCGATCAGGACAACCTGCTGCTGCTGATCGATCTGGGCAACGGCGCGAATACGCTGGGCGCAACCGCGCTGTCGCAGGTCTATCGCCAGCTCGGTGACAAACCTGCCGATGTGCGTGATGCCACCCAGCTGGCGGGCTTCTTCAATGCGATTCAGGCGCTGGTGGCTGAGCAGAAACTGCTGGCCTACCACGACCGCTCTGACGGTGGTCTGCTGGTGACGCTGGCCGAGATGGCCTTTGCCGGTCACTGCGGCATTGACGTTGATATCGCCTCGCTGGGCAGCGATACGCTGGCGGCCTTGTTCACCGAAGAGCTGGGTGCGGTGATTCAGATCAACGCCGCCGATCGCGATGCCGTTGAGCGGATCCTGGCCGATCACGGTCTTGCCGCTTCCACGCATCTGCTGGGCAGCGCGCAGCCAGGTGATCGCTTTGTGATCCGTTCCGGTGACAGCGCGGTCTACAGTGAAAGCCGCAATACGCTGCGTACCTGGTGGGCGGAAACCACCTGGCAGATGCAACGCCTGCGCGACAACCCGGCGTGTGCCGATCAGGAGCATGAAGCGAAGAAAAACGACAGCGATCCTGGTCTCAACGTCAATCTGACCTTTAATCCGCAGGAAGATGTGGCGGCACCGATGATCGCGACGGGCGCACGTCCACGCGTCGCGGTGCTGCGTGAGCAGGGTGTGAACTCCCATGTGGAGATGGCCGCTGCCTTTGATCGTGCTGGCTTTACCGCCATTGACGTTCACATGAGCGATCTGCTGGCCGGGCGTCGCGGTCTGGAAGCGTTCCAGGCGCTGGTTGCCTGTGGCGGCTTCTCTTACGGTGATGTGCTGGGTGCCGGTGAGGGCTGGGCGAAGTCGATTCTGTTCAACCCGCGTGTTCGCGATGAGTTCGAAACCTTCTTCCACCGTCCGCAGACCCTGGCGCTGGGCGTCTGTAACGGCTGTCAGATGATGTCCAATCTGCGTGAACTGATTCCGGGCAGCGATCTCTGGCCGCGCTTTGTGCGTAACCAGTCTGAACGCTTTGAAGCGCGCTTCAGCCTGGTCGAAGTGGCTGCCAGTCCGTCACTGCTGCTGGACGGCATGGCCGGTTCACATATGCCTATCGCGGTTTCGCACGGAGAAGGTTTTGTTGAGGTGCGTGATGCAACGCATCTGGCGGCGCTGGAGTCGAAAGGGCTGGTGGCACTGCGCTTTGTCGATAACTTCGGCAAGGTGACAGAAACCTATCCGGCTAACCCGAATGGCTCACCTAACGGCATCACCGCCGTGACCAATGAAAGTGGTCGCGTCACCATTATGATGCCGCATCCGGAGCGTGTTTTCCGTACCGTCAGCAACTCCTGGCATCCGGCAGAGTGGGGCGAAGACAGCCCGTGGATGCGCATTTTCCGCAATGCACGCAGACAGCTGGGTTAA
- a CDS encoding sensor histidine kinase yields the protein MKKWRLFPRSLRQLVLMAFVLVLLPLLVLAWQAWESLSALSEQAADTNRNTFTDVRRSEAMARTAVELERSYRQYCVLDDASLSRLYQTQYTRYSQMLSSHSASLPELPAFQTLQATLPLLTPLKCDNGNPITPAAEALDRFSATNAQMVQDTREVVFSRGLQLQREIADRGQFFGWQALILFIISLALMTLFTGMIIGPVKRIERMINRLGEGRELGNSVIFRGPRELRSLGQRIVWLSERLAWLESQRHEFLRHLSHELKTPLASLREGTELLADEVAGSLNADQKEVVTILDSSSRHLQRLIEQLLDYNRKLADGPIQQEPVSVAAIVEGVVNAHALSARAKLMQTVVNLEVSHCLAEPTLLMRVIDNLYSNAVNYGSESGTIWLRSQQQGDRIWIEVANSGTPIPPEEQAMIFEPFFQGSQQRKGPVKGSGLGLSIAKDCLRRMHGDLTLVPCEQADVCFRIELNTTAGKV from the coding sequence GTGAAAAAATGGCGTTTATTTCCCCGTTCTCTGCGTCAGCTGGTGTTGATGGCGTTTGTTCTGGTGCTGCTACCGTTGCTGGTACTGGCCTGGCAGGCGTGGGAAAGTCTCTCTGCGTTAAGTGAACAGGCCGCTGATACCAACCGCAACACCTTCACCGATGTGCGCAGAAGTGAGGCAATGGCACGAACGGCAGTAGAGCTTGAGCGCAGTTACCGTCAATATTGCGTGCTGGATGATGCCTCGCTGTCGCGTCTTTATCAGACGCAGTACACCCGCTACAGTCAGATGCTGAGTTCGCATAGCGCCAGTCTGCCTGAACTGCCCGCCTTTCAGACCTTGCAGGCCACTCTGCCACTGCTGACGCCGCTGAAATGTGATAATGGCAATCCCATTACACCCGCCGCAGAGGCACTGGATCGCTTTTCTGCTACTAACGCGCAGATGGTGCAGGACACGCGCGAAGTGGTCTTTTCGCGCGGCTTACAACTGCAGCGTGAAATCGCCGATCGCGGCCAGTTTTTTGGCTGGCAGGCGCTGATTCTGTTTATCATCAGTCTCGCGCTGATGACGCTGTTTACCGGCATGATTATCGGGCCGGTCAAGCGCATTGAGCGGATGATCAACCGGCTTGGCGAAGGGCGTGAGCTGGGTAACAGCGTGATTTTTCGCGGCCCGCGCGAGTTACGCTCGCTGGGACAGCGCATCGTCTGGCTCAGCGAACGGCTTGCATGGCTGGAATCTCAGCGTCATGAGTTTCTGCGCCATCTTTCACACGAACTGAAAACGCCGCTGGCCAGCCTGCGTGAAGGCACTGAGTTGCTGGCGGATGAAGTCGCCGGATCGCTGAACGCCGACCAGAAAGAGGTGGTCACTATTCTCGACAGCAGCAGCCGCCATCTGCAGCGGCTGATTGAACAACTGCTCGATTACAATCGCAAACTGGCGGATGGCCCGATCCAGCAGGAACCGGTCAGCGTGGCAGCGATCGTGGAGGGCGTCGTCAATGCACATGCGCTCTCAGCGCGCGCCAAACTCATGCAGACGGTCGTTAATCTTGAGGTCAGCCACTGTCTTGCTGAACCGACGTTACTGATGCGGGTCATTGATAACCTCTACTCGAACGCCGTGAACTACGGCAGCGAATCCGGTACCATCTGGCTGCGCAGTCAGCAGCAGGGCGATCGGATCTGGATTGAGGTCGCGAATAGCGGCACGCCGATTCCGCCGGAAGAGCAGGCAATGATTTTCGAACCGTTCTTCCAGGGCAGCCAGCAGCGCAAAGGGCCGGTAAAAGGCAGCGGGCTGGGATTGAGTATTGCCAAAGATTGCCTGCGCCGGATGCATGGCGACCTGACGCTGGTCCCCTGTGAGCAGGCTGACGTCTGTTTTCGAATTGAACTGAACACCACTGCCGGGAAAGTCTGA
- the qseG gene encoding two-component system QseEF-associated lipoprotein QseG yields the protein MKYLPALLLSTLTTLLLSGCTTSPATSSLSSGHQVAEPEVSIADYLATRCNDLWPIEKSAALNNPLYWMRAIDCAERLSSAEARAEAHRWPAENWSRAFKQGVLMSNGNVTPVERRRYVETLDRYSVDFPQSVRPLIQLWRSNQTAQLDLSEARTRYAHLQQSSDSQLEAIRQQMVKQQQQLSDTQHKLERLTDIERQLSSRKAPDVSDSSHGTALPQDEEQ from the coding sequence ATGAAATATTTACCCGCGTTGCTGTTAAGCACGCTGACGACGCTGCTCCTCAGCGGATGTACGACCTCCCCGGCCACCTCATCCCTGTCGTCAGGCCATCAGGTAGCGGAACCCGAGGTCAGCATTGCTGATTATCTGGCGACCCGCTGCAATGATCTCTGGCCGATAGAGAAGAGTGCCGCACTGAATAATCCCCTTTACTGGATGCGGGCGATCGATTGTGCTGAGCGCCTTTCTTCTGCAGAAGCCAGAGCCGAAGCCCATCGCTGGCCGGCAGAGAACTGGTCGCGCGCCTTTAAACAGGGCGTGCTGATGTCTAATGGCAACGTCACGCCAGTTGAGCGTCGTCGCTATGTGGAAACCCTGGATCGTTACAGCGTTGATTTTCCACAGTCTGTGCGCCCGCTGATTCAGTTGTGGCGCAGCAACCAGACCGCGCAGCTTGACCTCAGTGAAGCGCGCACCCGTTATGCCCATCTGCAACAGAGCAGCGATAGTCAGCTTGAGGCGATACGCCAGCAGATGGTTAAACAACAGCAGCAGCTCAGTGACACGCAGCATAAGCTGGAGCGGCTGACTGACATTGAGCGGCAGCTCTCATCGCGTAAAGCCCCGGATGTTTCTGACAGCAGTCATGGTACAGCGCTGCCGCAGGATGAGGAGCAATGA